The Mangifera indica cultivar Alphonso chromosome 12, CATAS_Mindica_2.1, whole genome shotgun sequence DNA window ttaccatctatattatctatcatatcacaattggtaatagaagattatcataatattttattattgacaaatcaaataaggtaatgtaagtaataaaaaatagatttttaaagtaattttaattaattggaaCCAAACGGCCCCTAAGTAGATGAGCTTTTATTACtgaaattttgattgatatatGATGGCATCATGTATTCAAATGGTGTTGCAAATTATTGCCAATTATTCAATTTTGGAATTGATTCTTTTTTACTTTGATGGGCAGCTTCTTCTAAGAAATTGAAGGCTGCAAAACAGGAACCAGATAATACTGAAGCTTTAGAGGGTCTTGACACTCTAGCTAACCTAGCCATTTTGGGTGAAGGTGAGGCACTTACAGCATCATCCCAGGCCACTACAAAGCATCCCCGCCATAGACCTGGCTGTTCATGCATTGTGTGCATTCAACCCCCAAGTGGGAAGGGGCCCAAACACAAGCAGACATGCACTTGTAATGTGTGTCAAACAGTGAAGCGCCGTTTCCACACCCTTATGATGCGGCGTGAGAAGAAACAATCTGAAAAAGATGCAGAAAGTTCACGCAAGAAGCAGCAGCCGAAGTTGCCATTTCCTGATAAACTATTGGATGATGACCTTAACCAATCTAGCAAGACACAAAACACCTGTCCAAGCCAGAAAAAGATGGTTAGTGAGGGTTCTGATGATGAGTCTAACAGAATGAAATCCTCCACTTCCCCATTTAAAGGCCAAATTGACCTAAATATTCAGccagagagagaagaagaactGTCACCTGGTGCAGATTCTGTCAACATGATGACCCTGAGCCAAGATGCCACTGAGAGGTATCTCAGGCATCAGATATTGTCAACAGATAGCAATAACCATTCTGAAGTTAATCAGGCATTGCAAGTTGGAGGAACAGGAGAAAAACTCGGGAATACCATCACCCTTGACAGTAGTCATCAAGATGCTGACAGTGACCATGGTAATTTGCCTATGAAACCTTCTGCATCCATATCTGCTAATGGATAATCTGCAGTTGTCATCTATGTCAGGCTATATCGACCATGAGCACACGGGACAATTTTCTTAATGTGTTCGTCCCCGTTTGCATTTTACTGCTACAGGTTTGTACATAAAATGAGGGTAGGGGTAGATATTAAGCTGACGTGTAGGAAACCAATAATTTTGCGGTTTGACCATCTATAACGTCATCCCCTACAGATATATTAGTGCATGTTTGAAGTATTACAGGATCGGAAATGCGACCGGAGAGGGTGGTAGGTTGAAGCTAATGTACTTTTTAGGAGCTCACCTTCTGCCTTTTTTGAGGGACAATTAGGATGTAATTATGATGTGCCAAATTTTTCTCAGgagtgaaagaaaaattagatttttcaaatgTAGTTCGAATGTGAAACAAAGTGTCTGAAGAAGCTGAATCATTTTCCTTATGTTTGAGAAACTAGGTGATTATtctgtttttaatttgataatgagTTCATTAGTCGCTGGTTTAATTCTGGGAAATCTGCTAAACTATTGAATAGAATTTGCAGCGTTAGCATCtgttattaacaaaacaatgttGATGGCTGTTTCTCCAGCAGTTATTCACATAGAAAAACCTCAAATGCTTGAGGAAAATCAGTAATCATATTGTAACTTTAAACATGCTGTATATTGAGACAACAGTCTCACCTGTTCATCAAAAGAGATTATGAAATCTTTCCTCAGCCTTCCCAGATATCATAGTACTTTTGGAAAAAGTATTTGTTGAGACAGTCAGATTTCCTTTGGGATTACGCgctaaaaaattacaaaatgaaaacaaagaaaaacagaacgccaattaattcaacaattttCCAGCAACTGAATTGACTTTAAAGGATATTTGACCATAGACGATCATCCAAGTTGATTGAAAAACGGATGCCACGCAGGCATAGATGATGTGTTTATACAGGAGCAAATACATTAGATGTTTACGCAAAACTATAAGCAACTGTATATCGACACGACAGAACCAGAAAAAAGAATCCCAATTCTAATCCCATATTCATAATAAGTCATGAAAAACAATCTTTTTCATGATCAGCACAAAGTAACATTTTTTGCCGGAATAAGGCAGTCATTTCCAAAAGTGTAAATGTCACAAAATTAGTAATCATCCTTCCAAGTTATACCAGAGGTTCTACCAAATTGCTAGAAAACAACATAACAACTTACACATTGAAAAATCCCAAATAATAGAACCACTCCCACAAATCTTTACAAGCTTTAACCACATCTTCAGTTAAGTACCGGCATTAGGCAAAGCAGCCATAAATGAATTGTATGACGAATCCAGATCAAAGTGTAGCTGCCGTGCCTGCTGATCTGTTAACTCATCTGCAGCCCCCATCTTTGACAACCTAGAAATCCACTCCTTCATCTTGGTCTTCCCCTCAAAGTCTGGCGGCAAAATACTCAACTTATTAAGCGAACCCAACAGATCAGATAACAATGGATACACCTGATCAACTGCCttaaattccaattttaatgTGTCCATAGCAGTTATAAAATGCTGGACACATTCTGCAACAATGGCAGCAGAGGTGGCGGTCGATGCAGCTACAGCAGCTCGATGCTCCACTGTAGCAGGCACCCCAACAGTAACTAAGCGATTCAAAGCAGCTGGGCAGTCCATTTTATATGTATCTGCAAACCGCTCAATACTTGGGACAGTATCTTTCAATGTAGAGGCTAGGGTTTTGAAATGAGCAATGAGTTTTTGGCATTCAGCTTCATACTCACTTGAACTTAAAATATCCCGAATATAAGCCTTTTCAAGCTTTTCGGTAGCTTTGATTATAGCATATAGCTCGGCAAAGTTCTCATACATTTCTCTCTCGCGCTTGTCATTCCATAGCTTCACCTCCATTTGGGCAAATGTAAAACTATATCTATGAATTTATACGtaatatatagtataaaaaGTTTTGGTATTTTTGGATTTGAAAGTGCGGAGGATTGGAGAAGAGAACGGGACACGCGCAAGGAGAACTAACCTTCTTCACTGCAagtacagaaaaaaaaaaaaaccataaacaCAAAGACAAAATAAAGTAAAGAGAGAACAATATAATCCGTAAACCATAGCTAGTTTGCCCCTATTCAAAACATACAAGAGTATTTCAATATACAGATTCTTcactgaaagaagaaaaagataaaaaataacataaacacaAAGACAGGATCAAATACAGAAGAGAACAACATAATCATTAAACCAGAGCTAATTTTTTACCCATATGCAAGCATATAACAGAGTGTTtcaatatacataaaaaaacgaaaaagaCATCTTTTTTATGAGGTTCAGTTGAATTAACATGATTGAATCACACGTTgatacaaaaatcataaaacagaAATACACACCTCTAtttccaaaaacaaaataaaaattcgaTTAGAAAACATATGGGATTGAAGGAGGCAAACAAAGAGATCATAAAAATACAGAACAATCAAAGAAAAGCCAAAATTAGAAACTAAAATCGGCGAACAAAGAAGAATGGGAGAAGAGAGCTGTTGTTGTTGTTACCTCAGATCATCATGGGTAAATCGAAAGAACAGAAGGAAAGAACTGAAAAGTTGAGATAAAAGTTAAAGCAAAGAGACAGAATTAAAAACTAAGAAGTACTTACAGGAGAAGTGAAACGCGGCTTTGAATGTCGTGAAGCGGTGTGTGGTGTTGCAGAGAAGAGAAATAATAATGTGAAAAATCGAAGAGAGAGAAGAGGGGAGGGGAGGTTGCGTGTGGGCTCGTCCATATTAATATTGCTTACGGCATCTACGTGTAGCAGTTGGGATAATCAGAAACCATTTCAATTACATTGcccctttctttctcttctgtGTGGTGCGCCTGTATTGTCACTCATGGGTCTGCATGGTTTGTACGATGATTGTCATGATGATTCTACCATCATTAGCTATTGGACTCAAAAGTAGCGTTAATGGGCTTTTGATGCTTTGACTTTAGTGTAAGTTGTATTGGTCTTATGTGATACAAAGCATATGCTAGATTAATACTCGAATTAATTagcaataatatattaatatgtattcATACCCAAACGCGGTTTGGGTAGTAGAAAGGTAGAAATATGGGGAGCAgcgctggactcgagccgagccagctcgagttCGAGTTCGAACTCGGCTTAGTCGAGCCCTAAATGAGCCGCGCTTGGTCGAGCTCcatcaagctcgagctcgagctggctcaatatatatatttttaaattttttatataaaacgacgtcgttttaactaatatatattaaaaacgatgtcgttttgataatgaaaaatgagtcaaaccgaACTCGAGTCCGAAACGAGCCAgtcttagccgagctcgagccgcccatatataAATTGAGCCGAGCtagagctggctgcgagccgagctcggttcggctcgaatccaaccctaatggAGAGTAGCACTAGATTCTAATCGAGCcgagttcgagtttgagctcataaaagtcaagctcaaacttggtttaaatttggtttggtttattttttgttattaaagtgatgcagttttaatatatattgatcaaaacgacatcattttgtatcaaaatttttaattaaaaaatttgatcagtagctcgagctcgaacttaTATAGAGTTGACTCATTTCGAACTTGTTCGAGTTAGAGTTTGAATGAACTCGATTCGAGTCTAACTCTAATGGAGAGTTTAGTGATTGTAGAGTTGGTAATTcgatttaaaatttgatttacttaatatgattaatttaattttaaaaaagatatttgaTTAGAATAAGATTTATCGTTAccgaaaaaataataataatatatattcatgccCCCAATAATTCATGTAAAAGGTAGAAGATTAGaggacaataataataataataatatgtgttAATGAGAGggtttcatataaaaataaataaaaatttaaatctattttaatgatatattaaattataatattaattttatcatcatcGATAATTATATTAGGTTTGATGAgaataaattcaaatacaaaatgaatTTTCATTCCATGAGAATAACTTCAAATATAAAGTGAATTTAGTTCAATCTTCTcaactctttaaaaaaaaaaaattaacaaaattggattgctgttaacttaaatatttttaggtatataattttaagtataaaattaattatatatatatatatatatatatatatgatatataattatataattaattaattttaaattaaaaataaaataaaatataattatttgataataaattaattatatatcaaattataaaatttaaaattgtacaCACTTGTATTACAAATGGTCCAATATATTTTTGGACTTACTTGCATTAGCCGATGAAACTAAGGGAAaaacactatttcccacccaacctTTAGCCCACTGTCAACCACAgaagataaaaaacttaaactttcacccatgaccaaacttctattaattttttctattaaaaggagaggtaaaatagttattttactttttatagtaaaagttataaattttattatttttcactctTCCAAGGTTTTAGAAAcaaatattttacctttacctatagttttaaaactttaaaaaataacatttttacccccaaacctagggttttcatatttttcaaaattcaaccaccccccataacttttaaaaatagtagtttcacccccactcttcaacttcattttCTGACATAGTCTCCGACGTCATCTCCAACCTTCTTCTCTTAGTCAGACAACGacggtgcgatgaagagatctccatctcctcgtcgcacggtggtgtGACCCAAATGACGAAAGATGACACTTTGTCATCCTTTGTTACTTGTCGCGTCGTCCAGATGCGATGATGAAGGACGACGAAACATTGTCCTTCATCTGTTtttccagatctggatgatgctTTATCGTCTAAATTTAGGCAACAAAGGTTCGTCTTtcatcatcctttgtagtcagagaaaGGAGATCAGTGGAAAACatcggccgtcggtggtggtcggagaaggaagcaaaccttaggggtgcaatataaactttttaaacttggaaGCTCGATtaaagtgttaatttttaaaacctggaggaggaaaatgataaaactttgaagttttaaagtttatagataaaatgataatttaacccttatttctaactgaaaatttggataacagtttggtcatgggtgagagtttgagCTTTTCATTTCTCATATGtgtgattttaaaattgagctaaaatttgggGGGACCATAGTTATTTTCCCATGAAACTAATATTTCCTGTCAGAAAACGTCATTGATAAGGATGATATGTATAATAATTCGTGACATCCATTTAGTCAATGTACATTATCAATCAACTTGAGGGGGACCCAACATTGAGGACGAGAGAAATTGACTTAGTAGGTTATCCATCACCCTCTTTGATGAAGAGTTGCATTGAAGATCCCAACTAGTTTGTGGATTTTATGCTTCACATGGAATACACATCTTGGAGACGTTATCACAATTAAGGGAGAATTTGAGCCAGActgagtttaaatatttttttatttgattttaattcaaataaaaaatagtttaatttgagtttatagagtcaaaattaaattcaatttgagtttaatttgattcgaaattgagtttaatttgattcgaatttgactcaattttatAGTTCGaatcaattatttgaattcataatttagttcaattcgaattaaaaatttgaattggtAGTTCAAATGtataatttgagtttgtgattcattgacaaaacaataacattttatttaattaatattcaaaatttctaattcGAGTCAcgaattcaaaccgaatcaaattacgaattcaaaaatatcaattcaaactaCTAAATTCGAGCTAAATTGAGCCAAATACtctttagtttgagtttgactctaaTTAAAAGATAAGCCAAATCTTTCGgttcgaatttaatttgaatttgaatcaaacaaatttaagttgagCTAAATTGAGTCGAATTGGCTTTCAAAACCGAGCTAATTTGAATCATATCTAAGCCTAATTGTAATCTTCTTATTAGATTCGAGTCATGAGATGTCCATTGAAACCATTGAGACAGGACAACATACAACAATAGAGTCAAGAATCGAGCGATTGTTAGCATGGGATGGGAAGAtcgtttcattttttaaaaaaattgacattagTTTATGAGGTGGAACTTTAGATCACATATCCATTGGATACCAGAAGAGTTTAGTCATAACGTGGTGACAAGTGATTTTCATCAATACTGTGCATCTCATGTCTGTTTGGATTTTCTTTCTTGGCTTCTTGTGTAATTTTGACATTCAAATTTTGGTACCTTGACTGTTTTGattctaattctaattttattgttctttcAGAGGCACTTCATTCTCGCTGAGTATCTCATGAAGAAAGATCAGAGAGTGACTATAATAGATGATGCCAAGGACAAACTGAAACAGGCTGGGGTCCCTGCAGATGAAATGGCCGCATTGGAAAGGCAATTAGTCCCCGCAACCCACAACAAAGATAGCAGCAGAAAAGTGGGATTTGTGAGTGCTGAAGTGTAGTCTCAGCCTGATGGAGGATAAAAAGCTTCAGCAAATCATGAATACATTGAACTCCCTGATGAAAGTGACtcagaagatgaagaaaaaatggaaattaCACAGAAGAATGTTCCATCAGCTGTTTTTGGAGGTCTAGGCAGAAGGAGAGGTGAAAAGCTGAGGATGCAGTTGCTGTTAAAGATAATAATGGTAAAAATCCTCTTGGTGCCTTGGAGAATAAAAAGGCAGAAGCGAGTCTGATGGGATGTTTggtgataaaattttgaagcatCATATTTAGTACTAACTGCAAGACACACTGAATTATTCatgttatatgaaaaaattgtcCATTTTGTTGTGAATGCGAAACTGATGGGCTGCGGTTTCTGCTGAATCCATTTTGTTGTGGTTTGAGGGAAGTGATGCCCTGACTGAGTAACATTCCAAAGAAGTCTGTAAATTATAAAGATGTAAAgtgtattattttaaaaagatcTTAAAAGTTGGATTAGAAGAAACACATTAGAAAAACTAGAATGTTTTATCGGCAAACTCAATTATGAATTACTTTTTTAAAGCTAATGGAGTTATGACCCCTTTATTATATCATTGGGTGTCTTTGGTCAGGGGTGGATTCAAATAAGTTTGATTGAATAAGGATCTATTCGAATttagaataataaatttgaatcgatttgaatggtaaaaaataatataagagaaaatgaagaaattttatcaagaaaaaaaagttacgGTGAAAAATCATTTGGAAGTCTTAAACTTTAGCCATGAATGGTAAAAGAAGACCAAAGAGAAAACAAGTGAAGAAATTTGTTGGAGAAGAAGAGTTGTactaaaaaatcatcaataaaccTTAAACTCGAGTTAAATTAGATCTTTTGCTAGAGTTTAACttgttcaaattaaatataaattcaaatctaaatcaATTCGATTTAAACTTACCCTTATTTTGGTTGGTATTGGGCCACCAATTAAATAGTGTTGTCTCCCTCTCTAAATCCGGCCCGATCCCATATCCCTTGTTGGAGTAGCCCGTTATGTCCTCGGTTTCAAATATCAATGTGGAGAAAAACATAGCCGTTCAGTCAATTGGACTAGCAAAAAAAGCAAAGTAAAAGCGCTAAAAGGAGGGCTTGAACCTCCGACCTTGTGGTTAACAGCCACACGCTCTAACCCACTGAGCTATTCCAGCTGCTGGCCTTTagtttactttttttatattaatcacaAAGAGTCCCcaaccatatatatattgaacaCTTTAATACGTGAACCCATTCATACATATGAATAAAAACAActaattttcttcttcacttaCAGAATTAATATTATCACTCAACACTTCCAAATGAAATCATATCCCATCTGTATATTTAAAACCTATAAGCCAACATATTCATGTCTTTCAATCTATTGGagtaaagaaataaattcaaacattttcatATTCTTCTTTTCATAAAACTATACTCCACGATTAATCATTTCTTGATACTGTTTCAAGCTCTCTTGTCTCTGCAACCGCATCTCCTCGTTAAACTTCTTAATGAACGCTTCCACTCGCCGATTCAACTCCTCCTGACTCAACGACGGCTCTTTTCTCAGCTTCCCTCCCGAGGACGGAGAGTTGCTGTTGTTGCTCAAAAGTGGCAACTGGTAGTTGGTCCTGTCCTTGAACGTCTCCGACTTCTTCACTGGAGATGGATCCACGTTCACCTGACGGTCGTGATTCTCCCACGTGTCCAATTTCTTCAAGTGCCTCGTCAATGGCATTGCTCGACCCTCCGTTATCGCCTTCCACGTGTTCTCCATAGTCTCGTTCCGTTTGGACTTCGTCACCCTCAGTGCCCTTCCACCTTCAAAACCAAAATTGACATGTTAGTGAATACCATTAAATTAGAAGGGCCTTTCAGCCTTCTTAAATTCTGCGTATGATAGACCCCAGTTTTAACATTGTTTTGTCTTCTATATGACAAAACGACGAAGATTCAGCTTGATTTCGGTCGTTTTGAcctgagtgtgtgtgtgtgtgtgtatgtatctTCAGAAACGTGTCAAGTTTCTAATAAAACAGTTTAACAAAAAGATCGTCTACGGCGCCGCAGACTTCTAGTCGTCGTCGCCGACCAAAAAAgcatttatttgaattcaaacttaaatatgtGATGAAATCTAACCGCTATAACCAAATATATtattcagaaaataaaataaattaatacctTCAGGACTGGCTTTAATCGGTTTCCGGCGACCGAAATGAGCAGAAACAAGCGGTTTCTCATTCTCCACTGAAGATTCAAGCTCAGTAGGAATATCCAACGACTCCGTCATTCCTAACGATTTCCACGTTTCATCTCTATGACCTACCTCCACTGGACCAGCACCACTAACCACAACACTCTTCTCCACAAAAACCGGAGCCTCAATCTCCTCCTCTGCTCTCTGCAAATGCTGCCCGTAAACTGCGCCATCAAACTCAGATTTCATCTTGATCTCATCGTAAACAGCTCCACCAAACTCAGACTTCATCTTAATCTCATCGTAAACCGCGCCATCATACTCAGACTTCATCTTGATCTCATCGTAAACAGTACGATCCGACGGCGACGGCGAATGAGATTCAGCTGGAACTTCGTGGTTTTGAAAAAAGCGCGACGAGGCGGCAATACCGAGGATAATAAAGTTGATTATGAGGTAAAGATATGGAGGTCTGAGCCAAGAAAGGAAGGAGCTCCAAAGAACCGGAGCTTTAGAGGCTGAAAAATCCATGACCAATGGAACAGAAACCTTGAAAAACAAAGCTACGGTTAACACACCAGTCGACATAAACATAACTTTTAGAGAAAGAAGCCAAGAGCTCGAAAGCACCATCTTTTCTTTCTCTGATAGtgttttggaatgaaaaaacGAAAGGTGGTTGTGAGACTTGAGGATGTACTTGGATGGAGAGTGCGGAGAAAAAGGGGGACATAAATAGGCCTGAGTGGGCCCAGTGGAGACGAGGTTTCAATCTGATTTGTAGCGTTGGATTTCGTGGATGGATGGTTAAGATTTAAGTGCGTATAAATTTATGGGGGTCCCGTGTATAGTGTAATTAGTTGAAGATAATGGTAATTGTTGTGTGGTTTAAACTTTAAACCTTTCTAGTTAATGGCACGCAAAAGCAGAGACAGTGGGAggttctattttattttattatttaaaaagtcaAGTTCTAAAACAGCGTCgtttattaaatatcaaatttttttcaggataaaattattaaataacaccCTACTTAATCTGTAAATTTacagttaatttaattattttccaaTTTATATTTAGAATAATTGTTAATTACATTACTTCCGATTGCTGATATTTAATGAAGGTGGACCAGTTCACACGTGGAAGGTTCAAGAATTAACAGCTCTCGGTTAAATGTGCACTGTGATCTTTTTAGAAGCTGTAAAGCGAACTGCTAATTCTGGCACCAACAGATAAAATAGTGCAAGTGTACTAAAATGTCTgcaatatatgaatatttaaacgGGCTCACTCAACGGTCATAAAATTGACCGTTACACATGGAGCTTGTAGCAAGATCGTAGAGCGCTGGTCCAGCGGGTGCGGGAGGCTCGCCGG harbors:
- the LOC123192424 gene encoding uncharacterized protein LOC123192424 produces the protein MVLSSSWLLSLKVMFMSTGVLTVALFFKVSVPLVMDFSASKAPVLWSSFLSWLRPPYLYLIINFIILGIAASSRFFQNHEVPAESHSPSPSDRTVYDEIKMKSEYDGAVYDEIKMKSEFGGAVYDEIKMKSEFDGAVYGQHLQRAEEEIEAPVFVEKSVVVSGAGPVEVGHRDETWKSLGMTESLDIPTELESSVENEKPLVSAHFGRRKPIKASPEGGRALRVTKSKRNETMENTWKAITEGRAMPLTRHLKKLDTWENHDRQVNVDPSPVKKSETFKDRTNYQLPLLSNNSNSPSSGGKLRKEPSLSQEELNRRVEAFIKKFNEEMRLQRQESLKQYQEMINRGV
- the LOC123193732 gene encoding vacuolar protein sorting-associated protein 28 homolog 2, yielding MEVKLWNDKREREMYENFAELYAIIKATEKLEKAYIRDILSSSEYEAECQKLIAHFKTLASTLKDTVPSIERFADTYKMDCPAALNRLVTVGVPATVEHRAAVAASTATSAAIVAECVQHFITAMDTLKLEFKAVDQVYPLLSDLLGSLNKLSILPPDFEGKTKMKEWISRLSKMGAADELTDQQARQLHFDLDSSYNSFMAALPNAGT